A genome region from Trichoderma asperellum chromosome 7, complete sequence includes the following:
- a CDS encoding uncharacterized protein (EggNog:ENOG41~TransMembrane:1 (o53-73i)) — MNYYSDALALAEKGGDAKLESPNHPSSLEFEKEMLLVNIDHNHYPRRGHVRGAFIYCAVYGGLTRFIFAAVSLGKVQYADWRVASREDVTLEQISIIATSQS; from the coding sequence ATGAACTACTACTCTGATGCTCTTGCTTTAGCTGAAAAAGGAGGAGATGCTAAGTTAGAATCTCCCAACCATCCATCCTCCCTAGAATTTGAGAAGGAGATGCTATTGGTGAATATCGATCACAACCACTATCCGCGCAGGGGCCACGTACGTGGCGCATTCATCTACTGCGCCGTTTATGGTGGCCTCACACGTTTCatctttgctgctgtttcgTTAGGGAAAGTCCAGTACGCAGACTGGAGAGTAGCGTCACGGGAGGATGTAACCCTGGAACA